The Conger conger chromosome 15, fConCon1.1, whole genome shotgun sequence genome contains a region encoding:
- the skor1b gene encoding SKI family transcriptional corepressor 1 homolog-B isoform X1: MESIPCQLPAGRDSSSSPSSKQELQPYSGTSSLKPNQVSETALYGVPIVSLVIDGQERLCLAQISNTLLKHYSYNEIHNRRVALGITCVQCTPVQLEILRRAGAMPISSRRCGMITKREAERLCKSFLGAHSPPKLPENFAFDVSHECAWGSRGSFIPARYNSSRAKCIKCTYCNMYFSPNKFIFHSHRTPESKYTQPDAANFNSWRRHLKLTDKNSSDDVAHAWEDVKAMFNGGSRKRTLPMSESERTSPLKPQGPSNIPPRVSPEVPHKALRCEEDRGSLSLANGVRSYPVIPVPSKSFGMLQKIPPPLFPHPYGFPAFGLCQKKDDGVGLGEQNKTNLSGVFWPGPKDNVYPSFPMFWPTTGSLPMPPYPQPQPKPPTELLATRQAELDMSEQSDRSTNTPKDSLMDSERCSSTQSTRNDEDKSGDETRSMEGVSTPRKISYISAFRPVVKDAESIAKLYGNRDTYNGVRSGYLSPDFMSESSSYRSVSPDVDSAEEPDVDVESNRVQEDEESLQLSVEDRQSPPALALSEASPEKSQEPEAESVPTPQDPQRVSFSETGSPDEERQSEQVAESNSNPPVYEVYTHERDDLMQPLNAPSTFGSTTNYQCGPLESNVIDRSKEDTPSTVEEREPKKSYQGDGSKEGSLEGGEEGVRSEVRRVPLIEKDIEKMAKDELQKQLVEQVELRKKLEREFQSLKDNFQDQMKRELSCREEMVQQLQIVRDTLCSELDQERKARYAIQQKLKEAHDALHHFSCKMLTPRHCTGTCSFKPPLLPP; encoded by the exons ATGGAGTCGATTCCCTGTCAGCTTCCGGCGGGACGAGATTCCAGCTCTTCCCCCAGCTCCAAACAAGAACTTCAGCCGTATTCTGGCACCAGTTCCCTTAAACCAAACCAAGTCAGTGAGACCGCGTTATACGGAGTACCCATTGTTTCTTTGGTAATAGACGGTCAGGAGAGACTTTGCCTGGCGCAAATTTCCAACACCCTCTTAAAACACTACAGCTACAACGAGATCCACAACCGACGCGTTGCTCTTGGAATCACTTGTGTGCAGTGCACCCCAGTCCAACTCGAGATTCTGAGGCGTGCGGGGGCGATGCCCATCTCTTCACGGCGCTGCGGAATGATCACCAAGCGCGAGGCCGAGCGGCTCTGTAAATCCTTCCTTGGGGCTCACAGCCCTCCCAAACTACCTGAAAATTTTGCATTTGATGTATCCCATGAATGCGCTTGGGGAAGCCGTGGCAGCTTCATACCAGCCAGATACAATAGCTCTAGAGCTAAGTGCATTAAGTGCACCTATTGTAATATGTATTTTTCTCCAAATAAGTTCATTTTTCACTCTCATCGTACACCCGAGTCAAAATACACGCAGCCAGACGCCGCTAACTTTAACTCTTGGAGGCGCCATCTCAAGCTAACCGACAAAAACTCGTCGGACGACGTGGCCCACGCATGGGAAGATGTAAAGGCAATGTTTAACGGGGGCAGCCGAAAGAGGACGCTGCCAATGAGTGAATCTGAGAGAACATCCCCCCTGAAGCCACAGGGCCCTAGTAACATTCCACCCAGGGTTTCGCCGGAGGTCCCACACAAAGCCTTACGCTGCGAAGAGGACCGAGGTAGCCTGAGTCTAGCAAACGGCGTCCGCAGCTATCCTGTCATCCCTGTGCCCAGCAAGAGTTTCGGGATGCTGCAGAAAATACCGCCGCCGCTGTTTCCACATCCCTATGGATTTCCGGCTTTTGGATTGTGTCAAAAGAAAGACGACGGCGTCGGACTGGGAGAACAAAACAAGACCAACCTGTCAGGTGTGTTTTGGCCAGGCCCTAAAGACAATGTATACCCTTCGTTTCCGATGTTCTGGCCTACAACAGGCAGCCTGCCCATGCCACCGTACCCACAACCACAACCGAAACCACCCACAGAGCTTTTGGCCACACGGCAGGCCGAGTTAGACATGTCCGAGCAGAGTGACCGAAGCACTAATACACCAAAGGACAGTCTGATGGACAGCGAACGCTGTTCCAGCACTCAGTCCACTAGGAACGACGAGGACAAATCCGGGGACGAGACCAGGTCTATGGAAGGGGTCTCTACCCCAAGGAAGATAAGTTACATCTCTGCTTTCAGACCAGTTGTTAAAGATGCCGAGAGCATAGCCAAGCTCTATGGGAACAGAGATACGTACAACGGGGTCCGTTCGGGCTACCTGTCCCCAGATTTCATGAGTGAGAGTTCTAGTTATAGGTCCGTTTCCCCAGACGTTGATAGTGCGGAAGAGCCCGATGTTGATGTGGAATCCAATCGGGTACAAGAAGATGAAGAATCTCTGCAgctttccgtggaggaccgccaGAGCCCACCAGCCCTGGCTCTTTCTGAAGCAAGTCCAGAAAAGAGTCAGGAACCAGAGGCCGAGTCCGTTCCCACACCACAGGACCCACAAAGAGTGAGTTTTAGCGAGACGGGATCCCCGGATGAAGAGAGGCAGAGCGAGCAGGTGGCAGAGAGCAATAGCAATCCACCTGTGTACGAA GTGTACACACATGAAAGGGATGATCTCATGCAGCCATTGAACGCCCCATCTACCTTCGGATCAACAACCAATTATCAGTGCGGCCCACTGGAATCCAACG TTATTGATCGAAGCAAGGAAGATACACCGTCTACAGTTGAGGAGAGGGAGCCTAAGAAATCTTATCAGGGTGATGGCAGTAAGGAAGGCTCGCTGGAAGGAG gagaggagggggtgcgcAGCGAGGTCCGCAGAGTCCCTCTTATTGAGAAAGACATAGAGAAAATGGCTAAAG ATGAATTGCAGAAACAGCTCGTGGAACAGGTGGAACTCAGGAAAAAGTTGGAACGTGAATTCCAAAGTTTGAAAG ATAATTTTCAGGATCAAATGAAAAGAGAGCTCTCGTGCAGAGAAGAAATGGTCCAGCAGCTTCAGATTGTCCGAG ACACTTTGTGCAGCGAATTGGACCAGGAGAGAAAGGCCCGTTATGCTATTCAGCAAAAGCTAAAAG AAGCTCACGACGCACTACACCATTTCTCGTGCAAGATGCTAACCCCGCGCCACTGCACTGGAACTTGCTCTTTTAAACCTCCTCTACTGCCACCGTAA
- the skor1b gene encoding SKI family transcriptional corepressor 1 homolog-B isoform X2 has translation MESIPCQLPAGRDSSSSPSSKQELQPYSGTSSLKPNQVSETALYGVPIVSLVIDGQERLCLAQISNTLLKHYSYNEIHNRRVALGITCVQCTPVQLEILRRAGAMPISSRRCGMITKREAERLCKSFLGAHSPPKLPENFAFDVSHECAWGSRGSFIPARYNSSRAKCIKCTYCNMYFSPNKFIFHSHRTPESKYTQPDAANFNSWRRHLKLTDKNSSDDVAHAWEDVKAMFNGGSRKRTLPMSESERTSPLKPQGPSNIPPRVSPEVPHKALRCEEDRGSLSLANGVRSYPVIPVPSKSFGMLQKIPPPLFPHPYGFPAFGLCQKKDDGVGLGEQNKTNLSGVFWPGPKDNVYPSFPMFWPTTGSLPMPPYPQPQPKPPTELLATRQAELDMSEQSDRSTNTPKDSLMDSERCSSTQSTRNDEDKSGDETRSMEGVSTPRKISYISAFRPVVKDAESIAKLYGNRDTYNGVRSGYLSPDFMSESSSYRSVSPDVDSAEEPDVDVESNRVQEDEESLQLSVEDRQSPPALALSEASPEKSQEPEAESVPTPQDPQRVSFSETGSPDEERQSEQVAESNSNPPVYEVYTHERDDLMQPLNAPSTFGSTTNYQCGPLESNVIDRSKEDTPSTVEEREPKKSYQGDGSKEGSLEGGEEGVRSEVRRVPLIEKDIEKMAKDELQKQLVEQVELRKKLEREFQSLKDNFQDQMKRELSCREEMVQQLQIVRDTLCSELDQERKARYAIQQKLKAHDALHHFSCKMLTPRHCTGTCSFKPPLLPP, from the exons ATGGAGTCGATTCCCTGTCAGCTTCCGGCGGGACGAGATTCCAGCTCTTCCCCCAGCTCCAAACAAGAACTTCAGCCGTATTCTGGCACCAGTTCCCTTAAACCAAACCAAGTCAGTGAGACCGCGTTATACGGAGTACCCATTGTTTCTTTGGTAATAGACGGTCAGGAGAGACTTTGCCTGGCGCAAATTTCCAACACCCTCTTAAAACACTACAGCTACAACGAGATCCACAACCGACGCGTTGCTCTTGGAATCACTTGTGTGCAGTGCACCCCAGTCCAACTCGAGATTCTGAGGCGTGCGGGGGCGATGCCCATCTCTTCACGGCGCTGCGGAATGATCACCAAGCGCGAGGCCGAGCGGCTCTGTAAATCCTTCCTTGGGGCTCACAGCCCTCCCAAACTACCTGAAAATTTTGCATTTGATGTATCCCATGAATGCGCTTGGGGAAGCCGTGGCAGCTTCATACCAGCCAGATACAATAGCTCTAGAGCTAAGTGCATTAAGTGCACCTATTGTAATATGTATTTTTCTCCAAATAAGTTCATTTTTCACTCTCATCGTACACCCGAGTCAAAATACACGCAGCCAGACGCCGCTAACTTTAACTCTTGGAGGCGCCATCTCAAGCTAACCGACAAAAACTCGTCGGACGACGTGGCCCACGCATGGGAAGATGTAAAGGCAATGTTTAACGGGGGCAGCCGAAAGAGGACGCTGCCAATGAGTGAATCTGAGAGAACATCCCCCCTGAAGCCACAGGGCCCTAGTAACATTCCACCCAGGGTTTCGCCGGAGGTCCCACACAAAGCCTTACGCTGCGAAGAGGACCGAGGTAGCCTGAGTCTAGCAAACGGCGTCCGCAGCTATCCTGTCATCCCTGTGCCCAGCAAGAGTTTCGGGATGCTGCAGAAAATACCGCCGCCGCTGTTTCCACATCCCTATGGATTTCCGGCTTTTGGATTGTGTCAAAAGAAAGACGACGGCGTCGGACTGGGAGAACAAAACAAGACCAACCTGTCAGGTGTGTTTTGGCCAGGCCCTAAAGACAATGTATACCCTTCGTTTCCGATGTTCTGGCCTACAACAGGCAGCCTGCCCATGCCACCGTACCCACAACCACAACCGAAACCACCCACAGAGCTTTTGGCCACACGGCAGGCCGAGTTAGACATGTCCGAGCAGAGTGACCGAAGCACTAATACACCAAAGGACAGTCTGATGGACAGCGAACGCTGTTCCAGCACTCAGTCCACTAGGAACGACGAGGACAAATCCGGGGACGAGACCAGGTCTATGGAAGGGGTCTCTACCCCAAGGAAGATAAGTTACATCTCTGCTTTCAGACCAGTTGTTAAAGATGCCGAGAGCATAGCCAAGCTCTATGGGAACAGAGATACGTACAACGGGGTCCGTTCGGGCTACCTGTCCCCAGATTTCATGAGTGAGAGTTCTAGTTATAGGTCCGTTTCCCCAGACGTTGATAGTGCGGAAGAGCCCGATGTTGATGTGGAATCCAATCGGGTACAAGAAGATGAAGAATCTCTGCAgctttccgtggaggaccgccaGAGCCCACCAGCCCTGGCTCTTTCTGAAGCAAGTCCAGAAAAGAGTCAGGAACCAGAGGCCGAGTCCGTTCCCACACCACAGGACCCACAAAGAGTGAGTTTTAGCGAGACGGGATCCCCGGATGAAGAGAGGCAGAGCGAGCAGGTGGCAGAGAGCAATAGCAATCCACCTGTGTACGAA GTGTACACACATGAAAGGGATGATCTCATGCAGCCATTGAACGCCCCATCTACCTTCGGATCAACAACCAATTATCAGTGCGGCCCACTGGAATCCAACG TTATTGATCGAAGCAAGGAAGATACACCGTCTACAGTTGAGGAGAGGGAGCCTAAGAAATCTTATCAGGGTGATGGCAGTAAGGAAGGCTCGCTGGAAGGAG gagaggagggggtgcgcAGCGAGGTCCGCAGAGTCCCTCTTATTGAGAAAGACATAGAGAAAATGGCTAAAG ATGAATTGCAGAAACAGCTCGTGGAACAGGTGGAACTCAGGAAAAAGTTGGAACGTGAATTCCAAAGTTTGAAAG ATAATTTTCAGGATCAAATGAAAAGAGAGCTCTCGTGCAGAGAAGAAATGGTCCAGCAGCTTCAGATTGTCCGAG ACACTTTGTGCAGCGAATTGGACCAGGAGAGAAAGGCCCGTTATGCTATTCAGCAAAAGCTAAAAG CTCACGACGCACTACACCATTTCTCGTGCAAGATGCTAACCCCGCGCCACTGCACTGGAACTTGCTCTTTTAAACCTCCTCTACTGCCACCGTAA